The following proteins are co-located in the Ruminococcaceae bacterium KH2T8 genome:
- a CDS encoding Cell division septal protein FtsQ, with amino-acid sequence MNDDELDNLFSVNEDEQSVEDTAETVSEEKDTDEISAEDFASGSDAEEEIEKAPAVKKESSHDTKEDKKAQRAAEREKAMKAAEKYLEQIKAKKRAERKAKREERLKKRSELPPLKERTYLDDFPLSFKTTILVLIGLVILAAGILVAFHPMFRIDNFIIEGNHALSEERLMEITGLDYNDHVFQVLAVNRSSIKAHNPYIYDIDITFTIPSTVHITVQERQKIAYIKTPDGYFAVDAEGTVLEFSSQPSEDAHPLLCGLELDRVVLGEKIDLENNYQFQKMIIVLGAVLDADADSLDDGYSFFESVQEIRLVPSGYFFMTVTLPNGSTLLVKLSELEKVSDDMHWLMFVIQEGKLNDFPDGVLDMTDEDPIYGQYDY; translated from the coding sequence ATGAATGATGACGAGCTTGACAATCTCTTCAGTGTGAACGAAGACGAACAAAGTGTCGAGGACACAGCAGAGACCGTATCCGAAGAAAAGGATACGGATGAGATCTCTGCGGAAGATTTTGCCTCAGGCTCCGATGCAGAAGAAGAGATCGAAAAGGCTCCGGCCGTAAAGAAAGAAAGCTCTCACGATACGAAGGAAGATAAGAAGGCACAAAGGGCCGCTGAACGCGAGAAAGCCATGAAGGCTGCCGAGAAGTATCTTGAGCAGATCAAGGCGAAGAAGAGAGCAGAGCGAAAGGCAAAGCGCGAAGAACGCCTGAAGAAGAGATCGGAGCTTCCTCCTCTTAAGGAAAGGACTTATCTTGATGACTTCCCGCTCTCCTTTAAGACTACGATCCTTGTTCTTATCGGCCTGGTCATACTGGCTGCCGGCATCCTGGTCGCTTTCCATCCCATGTTCAGGATCGATAACTTCATCATCGAAGGAAACCATGCGCTGAGCGAGGAGAGGCTGATGGAGATCACGGGCCTTGACTATAACGACCACGTATTTCAGGTGTTGGCCGTCAACAGATCATCTATCAAGGCGCATAACCCGTATATATACGATATAGATATAACTTTTACGATCCCAAGCACCGTGCATATCACCGTTCAGGAGAGACAGAAGATAGCATATATCAAGACTCCTGACGGATATTTTGCCGTGGATGCCGAGGGTACTGTACTCGAGTTCTCGTCACAGCCTTCCGAGGATGCTCATCCTCTTCTTTGCGGACTTGAGCTCGACCGCGTAGTATTAGGCGAGAAGATCGACCTTGAGAATAACTATCAGTTCCAGAAGATGATCATAGTACTCGGAGCCGTGCTCGATGCTGATGCCGACAGCCTTGACGACGGCTACAGTTTCTTCGAGAGCGTGCAGGAGATAAGGCTCGTCCCGAGCGGTTATTTCTTCATGACGGTAACGCTTCCGAACGGTTCGACGCTTCTCGTAAAGCTGTCAGAACTGGAGAAGGTATCGGATGATATGCACTGGCTGATGTTCGTTATACAGGAGGGTAAGCTCAATGACTTCCCCGACGGCGTTCTCGACATGACGGACGAGGATCCCATCTACGGACAATACGATTATTGA
- a CDS encoding UDP-N-acetylglucosamine-N-acetylmuramylpentapeptide N-acetylglucosamine transferase, which translates to MEYKFIVTGGGTSGHINPAITIADALRHYYMSKGDSCKIIFTGRKEGLEGELVPKAGYEMKFIEAKPFPMKPGLKMIRAAKALSRGKAQCASIIDEFKPDAVIGTGGYVCAPLLMTAQKKGIPTIIHEANAFPGRANKMLGRKAKLVLTGFPDQEAIFKGAGKVVCSGNPIRSQIIGCTAEKGRDALGISPDCKLVFAMGGSLGAKTINDFILDAASDPDFADVKFVLSSGKQQSDKLSVDKIPDNLEIMTYTDHPEYYLAGADVCITRAGAVTCAETAAIGSCSVFVPYPHAAHDHQTYNASAFEKVGGCILMSDADVADGKLKSRLRELLDNGEERKAIREKAKTLAVLDCDKRICEAIDGILVKK; encoded by the coding sequence ATGGAGTATAAGTTTATCGTGACCGGAGGCGGTACATCGGGACATATAAATCCCGCCATAACCATCGCCGATGCGTTGCGCCATTACTATATGTCGAAGGGTGATTCGTGCAAGATCATCTTCACGGGTCGTAAGGAAGGTCTTGAGGGCGAGCTCGTTCCCAAGGCCGGCTATGAGATGAAGTTCATCGAAGCAAAGCCCTTCCCCATGAAACCCGGTCTTAAGATGATCAGGGCAGCGAAAGCATTGAGCAGAGGTAAGGCTCAATGTGCGTCTATAATCGATGAATTCAAGCCTGATGCCGTTATCGGTACGGGTGGATATGTATGCGCGCCGCTTCTTATGACGGCGCAGAAGAAGGGCATCCCTACAATAATCCACGAAGCTAATGCTTTCCCCGGCAGAGCCAATAAGATGCTCGGCAGGAAGGCAAAGCTCGTACTGACGGGATTTCCTGATCAGGAGGCTATCTTTAAGGGCGCAGGAAAGGTTGTATGTTCCGGTAATCCGATCCGAAGCCAGATCATCGGATGTACGGCAGAGAAGGGCAGAGATGCTCTCGGCATCTCCCCGGACTGCAAGCTCGTGTTTGCGATGGGCGGAAGCCTCGGTGCAAAGACCATCAATGATTTTATCCTGGATGCTGCATCAGATCCCGATTTCGCGGACGTCAAGTTCGTCCTGAGCTCGGGAAAGCAGCAGTCGGACAAGCTCTCTGTCGATAAGATCCCGGATAATCTCGAGATCATGACATATACAGATCACCCCGAGTACTATCTTGCGGGTGCCGACGTTTGCATCACGAGAGCAGGTGCCGTTACATGTGCCGAGACGGCAGCCATCGGTTCCTGTTCCGTATTCGTACCGTATCCCCATGCTGCGCACGATCACCAGACTTACAATGCTTCGGCTTTCGAGAAGGTCGGAGGGTGCATCCTTATGTCGGATGCGGATGTCGCGGACGGAAAGCTCAAGAGCAGGCTCCGCGAGCTCCTCGATAACGGGGAAGAAAGAAAGGCTATCAGAGAGAAGGCAAAGACTCTCGCAGTTCTCGACTGTGATAAGAGGATATGCGAGGCGATAGACGGTATCTTGGTCAAAAAATGA
- a CDS encoding cell division protein FtsW, lipid II flippase, translating into MSDNRDRERQRREGGSRQRPAGSPTRGQRNAPRAGVPSGRQSQGQGRDGQHVAASDNGAKRHVAPEQARQPQRRPQQGKQNRRPEDVKHAERAKRPAKAGEHRGNGKQHHEETQKEQSGLNEGIKQIFDTEVTEIQHDTDFLTALMNEEPINTPRLKRNYPEVRRSNIPMILMLFILVVFGLIILYSVSGPQGYAMPNDKSSMYYVKRQLGFTAVGLVMCFTASFIPVKFFNRPIIWSLLYIVSLVSLILTKVAGYSLNGAKRWIKLGGFTFQSSEMVKVALVIALAGYRSWILDQRAKGRLKAKDKRSQIYKDAFFDFILPVGAAMLCDIFIAIQPHMSCTLIVAFVVFMCTLNSGIGIRSWINGGVVIAIFCVVGLVLLFTVNPTYVQKNFAHVFQRFEIFSATHGDESADVTADETRQVDNAHNALGSGGMWGRGLGNSRAKYDYVSEPQNDYIFSIYVEETGFVGGMLLILMYMITFAMCFMVIMRADSVFSRMIATGCTSIIMIQVLMNIAVELQVIPSTGVTLPFVSYGGTAQVFLLVSYGMILCVSRSGTAPRIKKENNTDGV; encoded by the coding sequence ATGAGTGATAACAGGGATAGAGAAAGACAGAGAAGAGAAGGCGGTTCACGCCAAAGACCTGCAGGCTCGCCGACAAGAGGACAGCGTAATGCACCTCGTGCAGGCGTTCCTTCCGGACGACAGTCTCAGGGTCAGGGAAGAGACGGGCAGCATGTCGCAGCTTCAGATAACGGTGCTAAGAGGCACGTTGCTCCCGAACAGGCTCGTCAGCCTCAGAGAAGGCCTCAGCAGGGCAAGCAGAACAGACGTCCCGAAGATGTTAAGCATGCAGAACGTGCAAAGCGTCCCGCCAAAGCCGGCGAACACCGCGGAAACGGTAAGCAGCATCACGAAGAGACCCAAAAGGAGCAGTCCGGCCTTAACGAAGGTATCAAGCAGATCTTTGATACCGAAGTTACCGAGATCCAGCATGATACGGATTTCCTTACTGCTCTCATGAATGAGGAGCCGATCAATACTCCGAGGCTCAAGCGCAATTATCCCGAGGTCAGAAGGAGTAATATCCCCATGATCCTCATGCTCTTTATACTCGTAGTATTCGGTCTCATCATCCTTTACTCGGTATCGGGCCCGCAGGGTTATGCCATGCCTAATGACAAGAGCTCGATGTACTATGTCAAAAGGCAGCTCGGATTCACGGCTGTCGGTCTCGTTATGTGCTTTACGGCATCTTTTATTCCCGTAAAGTTCTTCAACAGACCCATCATATGGTCGCTCCTTTACATAGTGAGCCTCGTATCGCTCATATTGACGAAAGTCGCAGGTTACAGCCTTAACGGTGCCAAGAGATGGATCAAGCTCGGCGGCTTTACTTTCCAGTCGTCCGAGATGGTAAAGGTCGCACTCGTTATAGCGCTCGCGGGATACAGGTCCTGGATATTAGATCAGAGGGCGAAGGGAAGGCTCAAGGCCAAGGATAAGAGATCACAGATCTATAAGGATGCTTTCTTTGATTTTATCCTGCCGGTCGGAGCTGCTATGCTCTGCGATATCTTTATCGCGATCCAGCCTCACATGTCCTGTACGTTGATCGTTGCTTTCGTCGTATTTATGTGTACGCTCAATTCCGGTATCGGTATCCGTTCATGGATCAACGGCGGCGTTGTCATAGCTATCTTCTGCGTAGTCGGTCTGGTATTGCTCTTTACCGTTAATCCCACTTACGTACAGAAGAACTTCGCACACGTTTTCCAGAGATTCGAGATCTTCAGTGCCACGCACGGTGACGAGAGTGCGGATGTTACGGCGGATGAAACGAGGCAGGTTGATAATGCCCATAATGCCCTGGGTTCAGGCGGAATGTGGGGACGAGGACTTGGTAATTCCAGAGCTAAGTATGACTACGTTTCCGAGCCTCAGAATGACTATATCTTTTCGATCTATGTTGAAGAGACCGGATTTGTCGGAGGCATGCTCCTCATACTGATGTATATGATCACGTTTGCCATGTGCTTCATGGTCATCATGAGGGCAGACTCTGTCTTCTCGAGGATGATAGCCACGGGATGTACGTCGATCATAATGATCCAGGTCCTCATGAATATCGCGGTTGAGCTTCAGGTAATACCTTCTACGGGTGTTACGCTCCCGTTCGTAAGTTACGGCGGTACCGCGCAGGTATTCCTTCTCGTATCGTACGGCATGATACTCTGCGTATCGAGAAGCGGAACCGCACCCAGGATAAAGAAGGAGAATAATACTGATGGAGTATAA
- a CDS encoding UDP-N-acetylmuramoyl-tripeptide--D-alanyl-D-alanine ligase: MRKMLSLDEITSAVSGKTVNKGLILNDVLFVSGVSKDTRTIEEGNLYVAIDGANFKGHDFCAQALEKGAAAVLVSDETKIPMGSIGIVVEDTVKALGDLARLYRFKMNAKVICVTGSVGKTTTREMIAAAVGASKKVWSTKFNENNEIGLPMTILSAPEDSDVLVLELGMRLRGEISYLTNIACPDIAVITNVGYSHIERLGSREEIRLAKTEIVEGLTEGGILVVNADDKFLFDYCRNNVPIGKGLAGVRLCDEGEAPGSGVTNCPVMIYGNNIEYGEGSTFEAVATGIGFPSDIKVNLNINGKHNVRNALFALICAHLTGADVASAVGALEDYRDMKGRGQTIDTGRYIVINDAYNAAPESMEAAFFNLSVTGKGRRKVAVLGGMLELGDWAAELHENIGRDCGRYHFDKIFVTGDNRDDFVRGLLESDKDADYVLCSDTDDVRSKTEEYIADGDCILFKASNAFGFEALAKAFADKGDRA; encoded by the coding sequence ATGAGAAAGATGTTGTCACTTGATGAGATCACTTCCGCAGTCAGCGGTAAGACGGTAAATAAGGGTCTCATTCTTAATGATGTTCTCTTTGTATCGGGCGTATCCAAGGATACGAGAACGATCGAAGAAGGTAACCTCTATGTTGCTATCGACGGAGCTAATTTCAAAGGACATGATTTCTGTGCGCAGGCGCTCGAGAAGGGTGCTGCGGCAGTCCTTGTAAGCGATGAGACTAAGATCCCCATGGGAAGCATCGGTATCGTTGTAGAAGATACGGTAAAGGCTCTCGGCGATCTTGCAAGGCTCTACAGATTCAAGATGAATGCCAAGGTCATCTGCGTTACGGGTTCTGTAGGAAAGACTACGACCAGGGAGATGATCGCGGCTGCGGTAGGAGCATCGAAGAAAGTATGGTCCACCAAGTTTAACGAGAATAACGAGATAGGTCTTCCTATGACGATCTTATCAGCTCCCGAAGACAGCGATGTCCTCGTACTCGAGCTCGGTATGAGACTTAGAGGTGAGATCTCCTATCTTACGAATATCGCTTGTCCCGATATCGCAGTCATCACGAATGTCGGATACTCGCATATCGAAAGACTCGGCTCGAGAGAAGAGATAAGACTCGCAAAGACCGAGATAGTCGAAGGTCTTACCGAGGGCGGTATCCTCGTAGTAAATGCAGACGATAAGTTCCTCTTTGACTACTGCAGAAATAATGTGCCGATCGGTAAGGGTCTTGCAGGCGTAAGACTCTGCGATGAAGGCGAGGCCCCGGGATCCGGCGTTACGAATTGCCCCGTCATGATCTACGGCAACAATATCGAATACGGTGAAGGCTCAACCTTTGAAGCAGTTGCTACGGGTATCGGATTCCCTTCCGATATAAAGGTGAATCTCAATATCAACGGTAAGCATAACGTACGAAATGCACTCTTTGCTCTTATCTGTGCTCATCTTACGGGTGCCGATGTCGCTTCTGCGGTCGGAGCACTTGAGGATTATCGTGACATGAAGGGCAGAGGTCAGACGATCGACACCGGCAGATATATCGTAATAAACGATGCATATAATGCGGCTCCCGAATCGATGGAGGCAGCTTTCTTTAACCTGAGCGTAACAGGTAAGGGCAGGCGTAAGGTCGCAGTATTGGGCGGAATGCTCGAGCTCGGCGACTGGGCGGCTGAACTTCATGAGAATATCGGCAGGGATTGCGGAAGATATCACTTTGATAAGATCTTCGTAACGGGCGATAACAGGGATGATTTCGTAAGAGGTCTTCTAGAGTCCGATAAGGATGCAGATTATGTGCTCTGCAGCGACACGGACGATGTCCGTTCAAAGACCGAGGAATATATCGCAGACGGTGACTGTATCCTCTTTAAGGCTTCGAATGCTTTCGGATTTGAAGCGCTTGCCAAGGCTTTTGCCGATAAAGGTGACAGAGCATGA
- a CDS encoding UDP-N-acetylmuramoylalanyl-D-glutamate--2,6-diaminopimelate ligase — MSVILSTLFQGLDHTLMTGDMKKRISSVEYDSRKAAEGSLFVAIKGFTTDGHAYIGSAVAQGACAVVIDEDREGYPDDELILLAQSSDVTLISVKDSRKAIAILSAAFYAHPEDRLDLVGVTGTKGKTTITFMIREILKRDDHGTGLIGTVCNMVGDEKRPAAHTTPESHEIYELLEEMARKNFDSCVMEVSSQGLKLDRVYGLRFDVGCFTNLYEDHIAPNEHPDMEDYFSSKLKIFDSSRLAVVNGDCDVSSKVIDYASKKCTVYTYGLSPDNDCYAKNIRKERKGSVTGTAFEIVSPWYEGELFCSLPGKFNVYNALCAICVAGLLKVGFPKVRAALQSVKVPGRLQPVDNMLDVSILVDYAHNAASLQNVLETLREYTEGRIITMFGCGGNRAVSRRFEMGEVSGNLSDYTVITSDNPRKEEPESIIADIVTGISKTAGKYETEIDRTEAIYKAISMAKPGDTVLIAGKGHEDYQIFADRTIHFDDVEVATAAVRRIEEERRRQ; from the coding sequence ATGTCAGTAATATTGTCAACTTTGTTTCAGGGCCTGGATCATACCCTGATGACGGGTGATATGAAGAAGAGGATATCATCTGTCGAATATGATTCAAGAAAGGCTGCAGAAGGCAGTCTCTTCGTAGCGATCAAGGGATTTACGACCGACGGTCATGCATATATCGGCTCAGCCGTTGCGCAGGGCGCGTGTGCGGTAGTCATCGATGAGGACAGAGAAGGTTATCCTGATGACGAGCTCATTCTTTTGGCTCAGAGCAGTGATGTTACACTGATCTCCGTTAAGGATTCCAGAAAGGCTATCGCGATCTTGTCGGCAGCTTTCTATGCTCATCCCGAGGACAGGCTCGATCTTGTCGGAGTCACGGGTACCAAGGGCAAGACTACGATCACTTTCATGATCCGAGAGATCTTGAAAAGAGACGATCACGGTACGGGTCTTATCGGTACCGTCTGCAATATGGTAGGCGACGAGAAGAGACCTGCAGCTCATACGACTCCCGAATCTCACGAGATCTATGAGCTCCTTGAGGAGATGGCTCGAAAGAATTTCGACAGCTGCGTGATGGAAGTATCCTCTCAGGGCTTAAAGCTCGACAGAGTATACGGACTTCGCTTCGATGTAGGTTGCTTTACCAATCTCTACGAGGATCACATCGCTCCTAACGAGCATCCCGATATGGAGGATTACTTTAGCAGCAAGCTCAAGATCTTTGACAGTTCAAGGCTCGCTGTGGTCAACGGCGACTGCGATGTTTCATCGAAGGTCATCGATTATGCTTCGAAGAAGTGTACGGTCTATACATACGGTCTTTCGCCCGATAATGACTGTTATGCGAAGAATATCAGGAAAGAGCGCAAGGGTTCCGTAACGGGTACGGCTTTCGAGATAGTGAGCCCCTGGTACGAAGGCGAGCTCTTCTGTTCGCTTCCCGGAAAGTTCAATGTCTATAACGCCCTCTGTGCGATCTGCGTAGCTGGACTTCTCAAGGTAGGATTCCCTAAGGTCAGAGCCGCTCTTCAGAGCGTAAAGGTACCGGGAAGACTTCAGCCTGTCGATAATATGCTCGATGTAAGTATCCTTGTCGACTATGCGCATAATGCGGCGAGCCTTCAAAATGTTCTCGAGACACTGCGTGAATATACCGAGGGCAGGATCATCACGATGTTCGGTTGCGGCGGTAACAGAGCCGTCAGCAGAAGGTTCGAGATGGGCGAGGTATCGGGTAATCTTTCCGATTATACGGTGATCACATCCGATAACCCGCGAAAGGAAGAGCCCGAGTCTATCATCGCCGACATAGTAACGGGTATATCCAAGACGGCAGGTAAATATGAGACTGAGATCGACAGGACCGAGGCTATCTATAAGGCTATCTCAATGGCGAAGCCCGGAGATACGGTCCTTATCGCAGGTAAGGGACATGAGGATTATCAGATCTTTGCCGACAGGACGATCCATTTCGATGATGTCGAAGTTGCAACTGCAGCCGTAAGACGTATCGAAGAGGAGCGCAGGAGGCAGTAA
- a CDS encoding stage V sporulation protein D (sporulation-specific penicillin-binding protein), translated as MKINEWYSKNRQNIPMWLTIGVFSVCMLGAVYLTCNLYKTTVIDYDKYARAASDDQWKLMSYTSNRGMIYDINGNPLASNTYNYTVVCSPNSVARSQNFDRQLVINGISEILGVPASDLEEIIPVDPDDTNDPRNQVMGCDILKNVSVETKEQLEAFVNENNIDGIGYVSVPQRYYNYGSLASQVIGYASNDGVSLNGIYGLEAYYNDLLSGNNGYRYSEVDSRTDGVLPYSEATNISAVDGNNIVLNIDVNIQRIAEEACRRAYDQYQPRGGVTAIVMQPYTGDILAMVSLPDYDLNDPYGIPYGMDPIVWNAYSDEDQVQYLMQNVWRNRCISDTYEPGSTFKAITTAIAFEENLFNEDSSFSDEPIQISDWHTISCWMQKSYNCNHGTETLREGFMNSCNPIFVRMAQEIGIPRYYQYVHAFGFYETTGIDLPAEGVGIFHEDPSEVDMACLSFGESATVTPIQLINSYCSIINGGNLMVPHLVRYVTDSEGNVVDEIEPEVIRTVMSEETSARVRDLMVTVVEEGTGSAGKVPGYKVAGKTSTSTIDVGEEQGMHVLSFSCFAPYDDPQIAVLVVVNRPEDRSVGSSAPAATAARIVEGTLSYMGVPRVFSEEDYNNLTYRYWVQPVGGLSAAEASSRIGTNGISTIYGTTDMTAASTVGYTYPGTDAQLYGSGVVILYPDNYDGELLTSPVPNLQGKNAIECIEALRDVNLNCFIQGDVMGTCIDQSDMAGSIVYSGSIVTVTLENSNPEPEPDVSEEDIGTGEDGVVMTEPEETSVSDDEEDIPGVG; from the coding sequence ATGAAGATAAATGAATGGTATTCAAAGAACCGACAGAATATTCCGATGTGGCTTACCATCGGAGTATTTTCTGTTTGCATGTTAGGCGCCGTATATCTTACGTGCAACCTCTATAAGACGACAGTCATAGATTACGATAAGTATGCCCGCGCGGCTTCGGATGATCAGTGGAAATTGATGTCATATACATCGAACCGAGGCATGATCTATGACATAAACGGTAATCCGCTGGCGTCCAATACTTATAACTACACGGTAGTATGTTCTCCGAACTCGGTGGCAAGAAGTCAGAACTTCGACCGCCAGCTCGTTATCAACGGTATTTCCGAGATATTAGGAGTTCCCGCGTCGGATCTTGAGGAGATCATCCCCGTAGATCCCGACGATACGAATGATCCGAGAAATCAGGTCATGGGCTGCGATATCCTGAAGAATGTCTCTGTTGAGACAAAGGAACAGCTCGAGGCTTTCGTGAACGAGAATAACATCGACGGCATCGGATATGTTTCCGTTCCCCAGAGATACTATAACTACGGAAGTCTCGCGTCGCAGGTCATCGGCTATGCGTCTAATGACGGCGTGTCCCTTAATGGTATCTACGGACTCGAGGCTTACTATAATGACCTTCTTTCCGGTAATAACGGTTACAGATATTCGGAAGTCGATTCCAGAACGGACGGTGTACTTCCTTATTCCGAAGCGACTAACATCAGTGCGGTCGACGGTAATAATATCGTCCTTAATATCGACGTTAATATCCAGAGGATCGCCGAGGAGGCTTGCAGAAGGGCATACGATCAGTATCAGCCCCGAGGCGGCGTAACCGCTATCGTAATGCAGCCTTATACGGGTGATATCCTTGCTATGGTTTCGCTACCCGACTACGATCTTAATGATCCTTACGGAATCCCTTACGGTATGGATCCTATTGTCTGGAATGCATATTCCGACGAAGATCAGGTTCAGTATCTGATGCAGAATGTATGGAGAAACAGATGTATCTCGGATACTTACGAGCCCGGTTCCACTTTCAAGGCTATTACGACCGCTATCGCATTCGAAGAGAATCTCTTTAACGAGGATTCTTCTTTTTCCGACGAGCCGATCCAGATCTCTGACTGGCATACGATCTCCTGCTGGATGCAGAAGTCTTATAACTGCAATCACGGTACGGAGACACTTCGTGAAGGATTCATGAATTCGTGTAACCCGATCTTCGTTCGTATGGCTCAAGAGATCGGAATACCAAGGTATTATCAGTATGTTCATGCATTCGGATTCTATGAGACAACTGGTATCGACCTTCCCGCTGAAGGCGTAGGTATCTTCCACGAGGATCCTTCCGAAGTCGATATGGCATGTCTTTCGTTCGGCGAGTCTGCAACGGTCACGCCCATCCAGCTCATCAATTCCTACTGTTCGATCATCAACGGCGGAAATCTGATGGTTCCGCACCTCGTAAGATATGTTACTGATTCCGAAGGTAACGTTGTCGATGAGATCGAGCCTGAGGTAATAAGAACCGTAATGTCCGAAGAGACATCCGCGAGAGTCCGTGATCTGATGGTAACCGTTGTCGAGGAAGGTACGGGTTCGGCAGGTAAAGTCCCGGGATATAAGGTAGCCGGAAAGACATCGACATCAACTATCGATGTTGGTGAAGAGCAGGGCATGCACGTTCTGTCATTCTCATGTTTCGCTCCTTATGATGATCCCCAGATCGCAGTTCTCGTAGTCGTTAACCGTCCCGAGGACAGATCGGTAGGTTCCTCTGCTCCTGCCGCTACGGCCGCAAGGATCGTAGAGGGAACGCTTTCTTACATGGGTGTTCCCCGTGTATTCTCAGAAGAGGACTATAACAATCTTACATACAGATACTGGGTTCAGCCTGTCGGCGGACTTTCGGCCGCTGAAGCCAGCTCCAGGATCGGTACCAACGGAATCTCCACTATCTACGGAACAACGGATATGACTGCCGCTTCTACGGTCGGATATACATATCCCGGCACAGATGCACAGCTTTACGGTTCCGGTGTGGTTATCCTTTATCCCGATAATTATGACGGGGAGCTGCTTACGAGCCCTGTTCCCAATCTTCAGGGTAAGAATGCGATAGAATGTATCGAAGCACTTCGCGACGTTAATCTTAACTGCTTTATCCAGGGTGACGTGATGGGAACCTGCATCGACCAGAGCGATATGGCGGGCAGTATAGTCTACTCCGGATCAATAGTTACGGTAACGCTCGAGAATTCCAACCCCGAGCCCGAACCCGACGTCTCCGAAGAGGATATCGGAACCGGCGAGGACGGCGTAGTAATGACAGAGCCTGAGGAGACTTCTGTTTCCGATGATGAAGAAGATATACCCGGAGTCGGCTGA
- a CDS encoding Cell division protein FtsL, whose product MAITETKVNTGSFYTVIEDPTANEAVSYFSDSHLEEDSERDLAYEREMKKKVRRLTRRRAFETFIYVGLIVLVGVFVMLLIYPQMELSEMSRDNSDLKDEISTLRKSILDSEEDLNGITDMDTIRAQALALGMQDPNANQVVTIPMPSGDKLETVIVYDENGVSTDAYDHAVTGLQEYYLGNPTQSDIIEP is encoded by the coding sequence ATGGCTATTACGGAAACAAAAGTAAATACGGGTTCATTTTATACCGTGATCGAGGATCCGACCGCGAATGAAGCCGTGTCCTATTTTTCTGACAGCCACCTTGAAGAGGATTCCGAGAGAGACTTAGCTTATGAGCGTGAGATGAAGAAGAAGGTAAGAAGGCTCACCAGAAGAAGAGCTTTCGAGACTTTCATCTATGTAGGACTCATAGTTCTCGTCGGAGTATTCGTAATGCTCCTTATCTACCCCCAGATGGAACTTTCCGAGATGAGCCGAGATAATTCCGACCTTAAGGATGAGATCTCAACTCTCAGAAAGAGCATCCTTGATTCCGAAGAGGATCTTAACGGTATCACCGATATGGACACCATAAGAGCACAGGCACTGGCCCTCGGAATGCAGGATCCCAATGCCAATCAGGTAGTTACGATCCCGATGCCCAGCGGCGATAAGCTCGAGACCGTCATCGTCTATGATGAGAATGGTGTCAGCACGGACGCTTACGATCACGCAGTTACGGGACTTCAGGAATATTATCTGGGCAATCCGACACAAAGCGATATAATAGAACCATGA